From Methanobacterium formicicum DSM 3637, one genomic window encodes:
- the gatB gene encoding Asp-tRNA(Asn)/Glu-tRNA(Gln) amidotransferase subunit GatB has translation MMCGLEIHVQLETESKLFCTCHTNYQEAAPNTNVCYVCLNQPGAKPYPPNQVALDGAIMIALMLGCKISPDVTYFMRKHYDYPDLSSGYQRTSIPIGYEGDLNGVRIREVHLEEDPAQYKPDLGIVDFNRSGIPLIEIVTEPDMTSPEEARKFLRELIRVLEYSGSARGEGTMRADVNISMEGGKRAEIKNVNSIKGAYKALQFEMVRQKNLIKRGIEIKQETRAFMESQMITVPMRLKEEAEDYRYIPDPDLPPMIAEEGRVEAIREEMPEPAHIKTERFVEEYGIKKDHAQVMTSELELADAFEEVAREVDPEFAALWMRDELKRVLYYNKLNYRESEITTAQLVELLRMLQDKKITTKAGQRIIEQLPHNPKMPGLIAEEMGLVGVVEDDTVLAAVKQAVDENPEAVSDYFEGKSKALNFLVGQVMRLTRGKADPSKTNQMVVEELKTRE, from the coding sequence ATGATGTGCGGATTGGAAATCCACGTTCAACTTGAAACAGAATCAAAACTGTTCTGCACCTGTCACACTAATTACCAGGAGGCAGCTCCCAATACCAACGTATGTTACGTTTGTTTAAACCAGCCGGGAGCCAAACCATACCCCCCTAACCAGGTAGCTCTGGACGGGGCAATTATGATCGCTTTGATGCTGGGCTGTAAGATCAGCCCGGATGTAACTTACTTCATGCGTAAACACTATGATTACCCTGATCTCTCCTCAGGATACCAGAGAACATCCATACCCATAGGATATGAGGGAGATTTAAACGGTGTGCGTATCAGAGAAGTTCACCTGGAAGAGGATCCTGCTCAGTACAAACCGGACCTGGGTATTGTTGATTTTAACCGATCTGGAATACCACTCATTGAGATCGTAACCGAACCAGACATGACCTCTCCTGAAGAAGCCCGTAAATTTTTAAGGGAACTTATCAGGGTCCTGGAATACAGTGGAAGTGCCCGTGGTGAGGGTACCATGCGTGCCGATGTGAACATCTCCATGGAAGGGGGTAAAAGAGCAGAGATCAAAAACGTGAACTCCATCAAAGGTGCCTACAAGGCACTTCAGTTTGAAATGGTAAGGCAGAAAAACCTCATAAAGAGGGGTATAGAAATAAAACAGGAAACCCGTGCCTTTATGGAGTCACAGATGATCACCGTACCCATGCGTCTTAAGGAAGAAGCAGAGGACTACCGTTACATACCCGACCCAGACCTGCCTCCAATGATTGCTGAGGAAGGAAGGGTGGAGGCCATCCGGGAAGAAATGCCAGAACCGGCCCATATTAAAACAGAACGTTTTGTGGAGGAGTATGGTATTAAAAAGGACCATGCTCAGGTCATGACCTCGGAACTGGAACTGGCTGATGCCTTTGAAGAGGTGGCCCGAGAGGTGGACCCTGAGTTTGCTGCACTGTGGATGAGGGATGAACTCAAAAGAGTGCTTTACTACAACAAACTCAACTACAGGGAAAGTGAAATAACCACAGCCCAGCTAGTGGAGTTACTGCGGATGTTGCAGGATAAGAAGATCACCACCAAAGCTGGTCAGAGGATCATTGAACAACTACCACATAATCCCAAGATGCCAGGACTAATTGCCGAGGAAATGGGACTGGTGGGAGTGGTGGAAGATGACACCGTACTGGCAGCAGTGAAACAGGCCGTAGATGAAAATCCTGAAGCTGTCTCTGACTACTTTGAGGGTAAATCCAAGGCCCTGAATTTCCTGGTTGGCCAGGTAATGCGCCTAACCCGTGGTAAAGCCGATCCTTCAAAGACCAACCAGATGGTTGTGGAAGAACTTAAGACACGGGAATAA
- a CDS encoding dihydroorotate dehydrogenase, whose protein sequence is MLEVEICHMKMRNPTVLAAGVLGSTSSSLNWAARSGAGAVVTKSFALESNKGYPNPTTVEVEGGIINAIGLSNPGVEAFKGELEKLEGNVPHIASIYGSTPEDFASLASQVEDLVDALELNVSCPHAMEGCGAAIGQDPDLTSNIVGAVKKSVKIPVIVKLTPNVTDIVEIARAAESAGADALTLINSLGPGMRIDPETAHPVLSNRFGGMSGPAIKPVALRCVYQTYQNVKIPIMGVGGITNYQDVVEFLYAGASCVQIGTAVMYHGLEVFQNINTGLEKFMRDKNYQTVEEMVGMAHQM, encoded by the coding sequence ATGCTGGAAGTTGAAATATGCCATATGAAAATGAGAAACCCCACTGTTTTAGCGGCGGGTGTTCTGGGAAGCACGTCTTCATCCCTTAACTGGGCAGCTCGAAGTGGAGCTGGGGCAGTGGTAACCAAATCCTTTGCATTAGAGTCCAATAAGGGCTACCCCAACCCCACCACTGTGGAAGTGGAGGGTGGTATAATAAATGCCATAGGCCTATCCAACCCTGGAGTGGAAGCATTCAAGGGAGAACTGGAAAAACTGGAGGGCAACGTCCCACATATAGCCTCAATCTACGGTTCCACACCGGAAGACTTTGCATCTTTAGCCAGCCAGGTTGAAGACCTGGTAGATGCCCTGGAACTCAATGTATCCTGCCCCCATGCCATGGAAGGGTGTGGGGCAGCAATAGGTCAGGATCCTGATCTAACCAGTAATATTGTAGGGGCAGTTAAAAAATCAGTTAAAATTCCAGTTATTGTCAAATTAACACCCAATGTAACGGATATCGTGGAAATTGCCAGGGCAGCAGAAAGTGCTGGTGCTGATGCACTCACCCTTATCAACTCACTGGGTCCAGGTATGAGGATAGATCCCGAAACTGCTCACCCCGTACTTTCCAACCGCTTCGGTGGAATGTCCGGTCCAGCCATAAAACCAGTAGCCCTGCGCTGCGTATACCAGACATACCAGAATGTTAAAATCCCCATAATGGGTGTGGGTGGTATAACTAACTATCAGGATGTGGTGGAATTCTTATATGCCGGGGCAAGTTGCGTTCAGATTGGAACCGCAGTCATGTACCATGGACTGGAAGTTTTCCAGAACATAAACACTGGCCTGGAGAAATTCATGAGGGATAAAAATTATCAAACTGTGGAGGAAATGGTGGGAATGGCCCACCAAATGTAA
- a CDS encoding aldo/keto reductase: MLYREMGKTGEKISILGFGCMRLPIMGTYDRIDVEKATQLLDYALEEGINYLDTAYPYHSTETSKGGASEVFLGDYFTENDRRDEVYLATKSPTWLLEDEQDMDRFLDEQLKRLKMDYIDFYLLHSLKEKQWYHLEDLGVFEFLDSAISDGRIKYTGFSTHDETDFVKEVVDSYQWDMCQIQYNYLDENIQAGSDGLQYAAGKGLGVAIMEPLKGGVLADYVPQEVQNIWDGAPVGRTPVEWALRYLWNIPEISVVLSGMNTMEQLQENLKIAEEGLSKSLTPEEMEIMDDVKQVYQGKISVECSRCGYCMPCPSGINIPRCFSYLNQAEMLEDYSEVKNQYYFMLKDFERAGNCLECGLCEELCSQNLPIREQLRNVEKKMGN; encoded by the coding sequence ATGCTGTATCGAGAAATGGGTAAAACTGGTGAAAAGATTTCCATACTGGGATTTGGATGTATGCGACTGCCTATCATGGGAACATACGATCGGATTGATGTTGAAAAGGCAACACAGTTATTGGATTATGCCCTGGAGGAGGGAATAAACTACCTGGACACTGCTTACCCTTATCATAGTACTGAAACATCTAAGGGCGGGGCCAGTGAAGTGTTTCTGGGGGATTACTTCACTGAAAATGATAGAAGGGATGAAGTCTATCTGGCTACCAAGTCTCCCACCTGGCTTTTGGAAGATGAGCAGGATATGGATAGATTCCTAGATGAACAGCTCAAGCGACTGAAGATGGATTATATAGATTTTTATCTCCTGCACTCCCTGAAGGAGAAACAATGGTATCATCTGGAAGATCTTGGTGTTTTCGAGTTTTTAGATTCAGCAATCTCTGATGGGCGTATAAAATACACAGGTTTTTCCACCCATGATGAAACTGACTTTGTGAAGGAAGTTGTGGATTCTTACCAGTGGGACATGTGCCAGATACAGTACAACTACCTGGATGAAAATATTCAGGCAGGTTCAGATGGCCTGCAATACGCAGCAGGGAAAGGATTAGGTGTGGCGATTATGGAACCCCTTAAAGGTGGGGTTCTGGCAGATTACGTGCCACAGGAAGTGCAAAACATATGGGATGGTGCTCCTGTAGGGAGGACACCTGTAGAGTGGGCGCTGCGTTACCTGTGGAACATTCCAGAGATAAGTGTAGTTTTAAGTGGTATGAACACCATGGAACAGTTACAGGAGAACCTGAAGATTGCAGAAGAGGGCCTATCAAAATCATTAACTCCAGAAGAAATGGAGATAATGGATGATGTAAAACAGGTTTATCAAGGTAAAATCAGTGTGGAATGCTCCCGCTGTGGATACTGCATGCCCTGCCCCAGTGGAATAAACATACCCCGGTGTTTCAGTTACCTGAACCAGGCTGAAATGCTGGAGGACTATTCTGAAGTGAAAAATCAGTACTATTTCATGTTGAAGGATTTTGAAAGAGCAGGGAACTGTCTGGAATGTGGGCTCTGTGAGGAACTGTGCTCCCAGAACCTTCCCATACGTGAGCAACTACGGAATGTGGAAAAGAAAATGGGAAATTAA
- a CDS encoding CBS domain-containing protein — protein MTKSTLVKDYMTRAVITVTPDTPNEEVIQLMKKTGHDGFPVINNGEVIGMITAFDFLLKKWAGYVRDIMSTDVVVADESMSLNDAARVLFRMGISRMPVISEKGTLVGIITNTDIVRSHIERSTPMKVRYFKKTLEQLYNIKTKLVHEKVPIDRLRPTQNRVYADELQGRTYELRRGLAEPTIVVKTGNRFILVDGHHRTVASRKLGFKEIDSYVITLDEDIKLGMEKTADKEGIFSLDDVEIIDDAQHPLIAITGPLRKDDKVIKK, from the coding sequence ATGACTAAATCCACACTGGTTAAGGATTACATGACCCGGGCGGTCATAACCGTCACCCCGGACACTCCCAATGAGGAAGTAATCCAGTTAATGAAGAAAACTGGTCACGATGGGTTCCCGGTTATAAACAATGGCGAAGTTATTGGTATGATAACTGCCTTTGATTTCCTCCTGAAAAAATGGGCGGGTTATGTCCGGGATATCATGTCCACTGATGTGGTGGTGGCTGATGAATCCATGTCCCTTAACGACGCTGCCAGGGTTCTATTCCGCATGGGGATATCAAGAATGCCTGTAATAAGTGAAAAGGGCACTCTGGTGGGTATTATAACTAACACGGATATTGTACGTTCCCATATAGAACGTTCCACTCCTATGAAGGTTAGGTACTTTAAGAAGACCTTGGAACAGCTTTATAATATTAAAACCAAACTGGTCCATGAAAAGGTGCCCATTGATCGTTTAAGGCCCACCCAGAACCGGGTGTATGCTGATGAGCTCCAGGGACGTACCTACGAACTTAGGAGAGGACTGGCAGAACCAACCATTGTGGTAAAAACAGGAAACCGTTTCATCCTGGTGGACGGCCACCACCGTACTGTTGCCTCCCGTAAACTGGGATTCAAGGAAATAGATTCCTACGTCATAACATTGGATGAGGATATAAAACTGGGAATGGAAAAAACCGCAGATAAAGAGGGTATTTTTTCATTAGATGATGTGGAGATCATAGATGATGCACAACACCCCTTAATAGCCATAACTGGTCCATTACGTAAAGATGATAAGGTGATTAAGAAATGA
- the hjc gene encoding Holliday junction resolvase Hjc translates to MSKTGSREERELVKMFWDADCAAMRAPASGGATKKPLPDIIAGNGKIYLAIEVKSSSKDRIYIDSEKINALCEFAGIFGAEPYIGAKFTRKKWRFLTPDILHVTRQNNYRVDMDLAFGKGLEFDEILGKDKQVKF, encoded by the coding sequence ATGAGTAAGACAGGATCCCGTGAAGAACGAGAACTGGTTAAGATGTTTTGGGATGCAGATTGTGCAGCCATGCGTGCACCTGCATCGGGAGGAGCCACTAAAAAACCACTCCCAGACATAATTGCAGGTAACGGCAAGATATACTTAGCAATCGAGGTTAAATCATCCTCTAAGGACCGTATTTATATTGATTCTGAAAAGATTAATGCCCTCTGCGAGTTTGCAGGGATTTTTGGTGCAGAACCTTATATTGGGGCCAAATTCACCCGTAAAAAGTGGCGATTTTTAACTCCAGACATACTACACGTAACCAGACAGAACAATTACCGTGTAGACATGGACCTGGCTTTTGGAAAGGGATTGGAGTTTGATGAAATATTAGGGAAGGATAAACAGGTTAAATTCTAA
- a CDS encoding dihydroorotate dehydrogenase electron transfer subunit: MVKDKIMHVPQVLKIKRVVEETPTVKTFYFPWEVKDEDNNQFPTPGQFFMVWNFSDEKPMSISRIDPVKGEIGISVKMVGPFTQSLHKLHENDQLGLRGPYGGGFEIAGSRILAVGGGIGMAPVAAFTEAASSRGVKVDTITAATTQSEILFAERLEKAGASVFPTTDDGSHGFCGFATELAEKLLNEGNYDMVVACGPEIMMQKLFLITEKFQIPAQFSLERYMKCAVGICGQCCVDDVGWRICVEGPVFWGDQLRMISEFGKYRRDASGIKNKF; the protein is encoded by the coding sequence ATGGTAAAGGATAAGATCATGCATGTTCCACAGGTACTGAAGATCAAGAGGGTAGTTGAGGAAACACCCACTGTAAAAACCTTTTATTTTCCATGGGAGGTTAAAGACGAGGACAACAACCAGTTTCCAACACCGGGGCAATTTTTTATGGTCTGGAATTTTTCAGATGAAAAACCAATGTCCATATCCAGAATTGATCCAGTCAAAGGAGAAATTGGTATTTCAGTTAAAATGGTGGGTCCGTTCACCCAGTCACTCCACAAACTCCATGAAAACGACCAACTGGGATTAAGGGGCCCCTATGGTGGAGGATTTGAGATTGCAGGTTCTCGTATCCTGGCAGTAGGTGGGGGTATTGGAATGGCACCAGTTGCTGCCTTCACTGAAGCAGCATCCAGCAGAGGAGTGAAAGTGGATACAATAACCGCTGCCACCACTCAGAGTGAAATACTATTTGCAGAACGCCTGGAAAAGGCAGGTGCCAGTGTGTTTCCCACTACTGATGATGGTAGTCATGGTTTCTGCGGATTTGCAACGGAACTAGCTGAAAAACTTCTTAATGAGGGTAATTATGATATGGTGGTGGCCTGCGGCCCAGAGATAATGATGCAAAAACTATTCCTAATCACCGAGAAATTCCAGATCCCGGCACAGTTTTCCCTGGAGCGCTACATGAAGTGTGCCGTGGGAATATGTGGCCAGTGCTGTGTGGATGATGTAGGCTGGAGGATCTGTGTAGAAGGACCAGTTTTCTGGGGAGACCAGCTCCGTATGATATCTGAATTTGGAAAATATCGCAGGGATGCCTCAGGGATTAAAAACAAATTTTAA
- a CDS encoding radical SAM protein: MNLIQKIKDKKILEILQEANQITLKNHGNEITLERAIFLSWWCDKGDCSFCYMSSQKPLIQDPKKARRRVEAILAEAEMVRRMGWNIEFLSGGYGAFTTPEIKNIATQIHQITDNPVWLNVGITSELDAYGEEVTGVTGAVEVANPELHQKICPSKPLNDITTMLTTAGDLGFKKAITIILGLGETPEDLQYLWEMIRDLEIDRIIFYSLNPHPDTPYADTPQPASLYYAGVVAATRIKFPQLEIITGTWVDNLANIGPLILAGSNGITKFPLFKMFGTRYGRRVEEEVQWAGRKLKGTFTDPACLDGESPSVELEPFLKRYIKSCLNNKTEYKV; this comes from the coding sequence ATGAACCTCATCCAAAAAATAAAAGACAAAAAAATCCTGGAAATCCTCCAGGAAGCTAACCAGATCACCCTTAAAAACCATGGTAATGAAATAACTCTTGAAAGGGCTATTTTCCTCTCATGGTGGTGTGATAAGGGGGATTGTAGTTTCTGTTACATGTCATCCCAAAAACCCCTTATCCAGGATCCTAAAAAAGCCAGACGTAGGGTGGAGGCAATATTGGCCGAGGCAGAGATGGTGCGAAGGATGGGGTGGAACATTGAATTTCTATCAGGAGGCTACGGAGCATTCACCACTCCTGAAATTAAAAACATAGCCACCCAGATCCACCAGATCACAGATAACCCGGTGTGGCTCAATGTAGGGATAACCAGTGAACTTGATGCCTATGGTGAAGAGGTTACAGGGGTAACCGGGGCAGTGGAGGTGGCCAATCCGGAACTCCACCAGAAGATATGTCCCAGCAAACCATTAAATGATATAACTACCATGCTTACCACGGCAGGGGATCTTGGATTTAAAAAGGCCATAACCATCATACTGGGTCTGGGTGAGACACCCGAAGACTTGCAGTACCTCTGGGAAATGATCCGGGATTTGGAAATTGACCGGATCATCTTCTATTCTCTCAACCCTCACCCTGACACACCATATGCTGACACCCCTCAGCCGGCATCCTTGTACTATGCCGGGGTGGTGGCTGCCACCAGGATAAAGTTTCCCCAACTGGAGATCATCACCGGAACCTGGGTGGACAACCTGGCCAACATCGGACCCCTCATACTGGCCGGGTCTAATGGAATCACCAAATTCCCATTGTTTAAGATGTTCGGCACCCGTTATGGGAGGAGGGTTGAGGAAGAAGTTCAATGGGCTGGTAGGAAATTGAAGGGAACCTTCACTGATCCGGCCTGTCTGGATGGTGAAAGTCCCAGTGTTGAACTGGAGCCCTTCCTAAAAAGATATATCAAAAGTTGTCTCAATAATAAAACTGAGTATAAGGTTTAA
- a CDS encoding AI-2E family transporter, translated as MIYKIKGTLTSALFVLAVLLVLSMVVLTPMLSMIVLAAVFAYVVRPIARRLQPFLRFQSLAILVAMAVVILPLILLVIYCIDSLIQSAPALITAAKASNLGNLTTTNLQNSSQLTQYFPSNMYPYMGSASGVVETAVSDILRGIASYLVSLVQSIPTLALELFVFFMATFYIARDGDRIWAYVDMAIPIERKGFFKNLIKETDNVLKSIFYGHFLTAMIVGTISGIGFYILGYPYALFLGILTGFTQVIPFIGHWPTYTVLALYDLFTGNYLRMVLVILLSIGLSVLDMYIRPQISGKYADIHPMIFLLGFICGPLLMGLVGFIIGPLVLGVAYAALLAYKESRDAMIPEKKTEDSP; from the coding sequence ATGATTTACAAAATAAAGGGAACCCTCACCTCGGCTTTGTTTGTGCTGGCGGTTCTTCTGGTTTTATCCATGGTGGTTCTAACCCCCATGCTGAGTATGATCGTACTGGCGGCAGTTTTTGCTTATGTGGTCCGTCCCATAGCAAGGAGACTGCAGCCATTCCTGCGCTTCCAGTCTCTGGCTATACTGGTGGCAATGGCAGTGGTGATACTTCCATTAATCCTACTGGTGATTTACTGTATTGATTCCCTGATACAATCTGCCCCTGCTCTTATAACTGCGGCAAAAGCCAGTAACCTTGGTAACCTGACCACAACCAACCTCCAGAATTCATCACAGCTAACCCAGTACTTCCCCTCCAACATGTATCCATACATGGGATCAGCCTCAGGAGTGGTGGAAACCGCTGTATCAGATATACTTAGGGGAATTGCATCCTACCTGGTGAGTCTAGTACAGTCCATACCAACCCTGGCTCTGGAACTTTTTGTCTTCTTCATGGCCACATTCTACATAGCACGGGATGGTGACCGGATATGGGCCTACGTTGACATGGCCATACCCATTGAACGAAAGGGATTTTTCAAAAACCTCATCAAAGAAACTGATAATGTCCTGAAAAGCATTTTCTACGGACACTTCCTCACAGCTATGATTGTGGGAACCATCTCTGGAATAGGGTTTTACATCCTAGGATATCCATACGCACTCTTTTTAGGAATTTTAACTGGATTCACCCAGGTGATACCATTCATTGGTCACTGGCCCACCTACACCGTGCTGGCGCTTTACGACCTTTTCACCGGAAATTACCTGCGCATGGTACTGGTTATTCTGTTAAGTATAGGATTAAGTGTGCTGGACATGTACATACGCCCCCAGATATCTGGTAAATATGCGGATATACATCCAATGATATTCCTTTTAGGTTTCATCTGCGGACCGCTCCTAATGGGGCTGGTGGGATTCATTATCGGTCCCTTGGTTTTGGGAGTGGCCTATGCAGCACTCCTGGCATACAAAGAATCTCGCGATGCAATGATCCCTGAAAAAAAGACTGAAGATTCACCTTAA
- a CDS encoding DUF504 domain-containing protein, whose translation MAKRILDMLRWHPEMKFEDCKVTYLHRGSPGNLKTIPATNIQALEGGFMIMFDGSMVPYHRIIKIESEKTVIWENPKKGEFS comes from the coding sequence ATGGCCAAAAGAATCCTGGATATGTTGAGATGGCATCCGGAAATGAAATTTGAAGATTGTAAGGTCACCTACCTGCATCGGGGAAGTCCGGGTAACCTTAAAACCATTCCAGCCACCAACATTCAAGCTTTAGAAGGAGGATTTATGATTATGTTTGATGGATCTATGGTTCCTTATCATCGTATAATTAAAATAGAATCTGAAAAAACAGTTATATGGGAGAATCCTAAAAAAGGGGAGTTTTCATGA
- a CDS encoding NOP5/NOP56 family protein produces MKCYVVGCFAGFLVLDEDFNLLDYELFPQSELLEKWFLMAEKNVILEEKHLLEKIGKDCDEIIIETSRSSYHYQDLKYNSKFTYHIPSKGGDYLRSNLGEVLQETGFLDRAEDLWSITHKLALQITERKLKEASLSDDLLLIQAIHAIEELEEAEVKLVERIREWYPVHFPEMDEIRDHAKYVELVAEYGDRESIINSSTIDISSGVSNGKMEPGMSLGAELSPSDLEVIQGFARTIQSIQESKKSTTNYVDIKMEEMAPNLRDLVGGSLGAKLIAHTGGIKRLALLPSSTVQILGAEKALFRHLKTGERPPKHGLIYQHPDVRGSRWWIRGKVARTLASKITLAVRKDYFSGEYDPAVKESFQKRLEEIIKEHPFPKRATKSKKGKDKKRKKKKDKFRFKKGDYEY; encoded by the coding sequence ATGAAGTGTTATGTAGTTGGTTGTTTTGCAGGCTTCTTAGTCTTAGATGAAGATTTTAACCTACTGGATTATGAACTTTTCCCACAATCAGAACTCCTGGAAAAATGGTTCTTGATGGCGGAAAAGAATGTGATTCTAGAGGAAAAACATCTTCTGGAAAAAATAGGTAAAGATTGTGATGAAATCATTATTGAGACTTCCCGGAGCAGTTATCACTACCAGGATCTCAAATACAATTCTAAATTCACTTACCATATTCCCAGTAAAGGTGGAGATTACCTGCGGAGTAATCTGGGGGAAGTTCTCCAGGAAACTGGTTTCCTGGATAGAGCAGAGGATCTGTGGAGCATCACCCATAAATTAGCCCTCCAGATCACTGAACGGAAGTTGAAGGAAGCCTCCCTGTCTGACGATCTTCTACTTATCCAGGCAATACACGCCATTGAGGAGCTGGAAGAAGCTGAAGTTAAACTGGTGGAACGAATAAGGGAATGGTACCCAGTGCATTTCCCGGAAATGGACGAAATACGTGACCATGCTAAGTATGTGGAGCTGGTGGCAGAGTATGGTGACCGTGAATCAATTATAAACTCCAGTACCATTGATATTAGTTCCGGAGTTTCAAACGGGAAGATGGAACCTGGAATGAGTTTGGGTGCGGAGTTATCACCATCTGATCTGGAGGTGATCCAGGGTTTTGCCCGAACTATCCAGTCAATTCAGGAATCCAAGAAGTCCACCACCAACTACGTTGACATCAAAATGGAAGAAATGGCCCCTAACCTGCGGGATCTGGTGGGTGGCTCCCTGGGGGCTAAACTCATAGCCCACACAGGAGGTATTAAACGATTAGCCCTCCTACCCTCCAGTACCGTCCAGATTCTAGGGGCAGAGAAGGCCCTGTTCCGTCACCTTAAAACTGGTGAACGACCCCCCAAGCATGGTTTGATCTACCAGCACCCCGATGTCAGGGGCTCCCGTTGGTGGATCCGGGGAAAGGTAGCCAGGACACTGGCCAGTAAGATCACTCTGGCAGTGAGGAAAGATTACTTCTCAGGAGAATACGACCCTGCAGTGAAGGAAAGTTTCCAGAAAAGGTTGGAAGAAATAATCAAGGAGCATCCCTTCCCTAAACGAGCAACAAAGTCCAAAAAGGGGAAAGATAAAAAGCGTAAGAAAAAAAAGGACAAATTCCGTTTTAAGAAGGGTGATTATGAGTATTGA
- the hisE gene encoding phosphoribosyl-ATP diphosphatase, with protein sequence MKDEIIREVYQVLENRRDHTIDSYTSRIMQDDDKKAEDKILEKIGEEAAEVIIASKNDENLVSESADLIFHTLLLLVYKGVDLDELFTEFERRRH encoded by the coding sequence ATGAAGGATGAAATTATCAGAGAAGTCTACCAGGTCCTGGAGAACAGAAGGGACCACACAATTGACTCCTACACTTCCCGTATCATGCAGGATGATGATAAAAAAGCAGAGGATAAGATCCTGGAAAAGATAGGTGAAGAAGCTGCAGAAGTCATCATTGCCTCTAAAAATGATGAAAACCTGGTTTCGGAAAGTGCTGATCTTATATTCCACACCCTCCTGCTTTTAGTGTATAAGGGAGTGGACCTGGATGAGTTGTTCACAGAATTTGAACGGAGAAGGCATTAA
- a CDS encoding MarR family winged helix-turn-helix transcriptional regulator yields the protein MNEKKQCPVMCSCLYFTSNKLNRILNKMAEEEFIKTGLSPSHALTLMNINRHPGFSQKELSEIMNIKPSTTTRFIDKLEGRGMVERKIEGKLSYLYPTSKGAELQSEIDKCLKNLNKRYSEILGCEESVELTEAIDKAATKLEKNI from the coding sequence ATGAATGAAAAAAAACAATGCCCGGTCATGTGCAGTTGCCTGTACTTCACCAGTAACAAACTTAACCGGATTCTTAACAAAATGGCCGAGGAAGAATTTATTAAAACCGGTCTTTCACCCTCACACGCTTTAACCCTTATGAACATAAATCGGCATCCGGGTTTTTCTCAGAAAGAGCTTTCAGAAATCATGAACATCAAACCATCCACCACCACCCGTTTCATTGACAAACTGGAAGGGAGGGGAATGGTTGAAAGAAAAATAGAGGGAAAATTATCCTATCTGTATCCTACCAGTAAGGGAGCTGAACTCCAGAGTGAAATTGATAAATGCTTGAAAAACCTGAATAAACGTTACTCAGAAATTTTAGGTTGCGAAGAAAGTGTTGAACTAACTGAAGCTATTGATAAAGCAGCAACTAAACTGGAAAAAAATATTTAA
- a CDS encoding flavin reductase family protein has product MEKTDLGKNTFIYPMPVTLLGTKHGETANFMALGWLSRANGNPPLLVAGINKAHLTTELLKQNKAFSINYPTVDMIKEVDYCGLVSGRKEDKSQLFTVEYGKLGSAPLIKECPISMECKLVDVYEMPTHNLFVGEIISTYADEEILTGGKPDMGKLNPLLLTMPDNNYWTVEKKAGKAWNIGLELKNMRS; this is encoded by the coding sequence ATGGAAAAAACAGATCTGGGCAAAAACACATTCATTTATCCAATGCCAGTGACACTTCTGGGCACTAAACATGGAGAAACAGCAAATTTCATGGCATTAGGATGGTTAAGCAGGGCTAATGGGAATCCACCTTTACTGGTTGCAGGGATAAACAAAGCCCATTTAACCACTGAACTTTTAAAGCAGAATAAGGCATTCAGCATTAACTATCCTACAGTGGATATGATTAAGGAAGTTGATTATTGTGGGCTGGTATCTGGACGAAAAGAAGATAAATCACAGCTTTTCACAGTTGAATATGGCAAACTGGGAAGTGCACCGCTGATCAAGGAATGTCCCATCTCTATGGAATGCAAACTGGTTGATGTTTATGAAATGCCAACCCATAATCTGTTCGTAGGGGAGATAATTTCAACATACGCAGATGAGGAAATTCTCACCGGTGGAAAACCAGACATGGGCAAACTCAATCCACTACTTTTAACCATGCCGGATAATAATTACTGGACTGTTGAAAAAAAGGCAGGTAAAGCCTGGAATATCGGACTGGAATTGAAAAATATGAGGAGTTAA